A segment of the Carya illinoinensis cultivar Pawnee chromosome 1, C.illinoinensisPawnee_v1, whole genome shotgun sequence genome:
GTTGTTGGGCGGGGTTTAGAAATGTTGGTAATACGTTTTCTTGCCTTACCACCACGAGCACAACTAAGTGTTACATATCTAACACTCTCATCAtcttcccttttatttctttttgtcatTATGCCGAATCCAGCCTGTCTCCCATATTACTTGTAGTAGTAAATGAGTTCTTTCTCAGTTTTAAAAAACATCCCCGGCGTTGGCTCTGAAACCCCACCATCACCATCATCATTTCCCAGCATTGGAAATGAAaccccatcatcatcatttcccgGCGTTGGTTCTGAAACCCCATCATCATTATTTCCTGAGGttggttctgaaataccatcATTATCATTTCCCGGCGTTGGCTCAAAAACcaccacatcatcatcatcattcccCAACACTACACCATGATTATCAATCACTACCTCATCATCCCCTGGTGTTGGCGTCTCCATATAATTACTGTTTTCCACAAAAAACAGCGATCGCCTAGCAGAAGTGCATTCTTCCCCTTTCTCCATCAAGAACAATCTTGATATATTTAAGCAcaacatgaaaatgaaaaaatcaaaataaaaaaaattagagttcTCCACAACATTTAAAATCATTAGAATtcgaaaggaaaataaatgtcTATTTTATGAACTTCATGACATATCGTGACAACATATCCAATCTCATTAACCAAGCTTAATACACAATCATGTATACACTGTGTATAcacatataaaagaatatatataacacccCTTAAAAAAATCATGGCAAATAAGAATTGCAAAAACAACAACGGAAGAAAAACACATAACCTACTATGCATTAGTAGAAATGAAGCAAATTTTTAGCATATGTCGTTattgtgaaaaaatataaataatttgttgCTTGCTCCTCCCATTATGCCGAATATATAAGCATAACATTTCCTTTCTTCAAAGATGAGAATACACATCATCTATGCACAAACCAATACTGCAAGTTTGACAAACCAACTATGAGACAATCGACTAGAAAAAGGGCAAATAGAAAGCCTATACAACattcaaagcaaaaaaaaaagatgttgagagTTTTAAGAACCCACTAACGACAATAAAAAACAGATTTAGTAAAACAGAGTTTTAAGAAGCCTCTTTCGGCTTCTGTTTTACCCAACCCACTAACCCACTAATCGGCTTCTGTTTTACCAAACGCAGATTCATGCAAACATCCAAGTTTTAAGAACCAAACTTCAGCCACTGCCTCCCACCCTCTCCCAAAacgacaataaaaaaaataaaaaggaagaagaagaagaaaaaagatgttgagagtttatgttagtaaaaaacattacaaaaatgacaaattattaCAATATAAATCAGTAAAACATGAGAAAACTACATTTTTACCAATGAAGTAAGCGGCAAACGATAGTGGAGCAGGTGGTGGTTCCGTGTGCTGCCTTCAACAAATGGGTCCAGTTCAATCACGCACAGGGGAGAGGGAAACGAGTCCAGAGTCAGTCACGCACACGTTCAAATGCCCACTTTCAGATTGGGTTTAGGTTGTAAgggtaatattgtaaatttatgcTCAAAAGTGGGGATAATATGGACATTTCCCATGCTGGGACTGCAATACAGTCCCCTAAAGGGGACTGTATGTAGCAGCGCCCTGATTCTTATTCTTCATTCTCTCATTTCTACTCTCAGTGTTGCATGGATGTATTTCTTATAAGTGTATATAATGTTAAATGAATAGTATTATCGTCTAACATTTTCATTTCCAAATTTACCTCTATTTCTAATCcaaaatttcaatctctttacttttattttctttttgccaagaaatatttttgtctttttatatttttgccgacaaatttttttgtctttttacattttgaaCGTCTGTGTTTTTCTACTTATTTTGTTTCCAATTTTATTCTTTACTTTTTCCCTTACTTGTATTGTTTTCAATTTCACCGTCTAAATATTAATCGTCTTTTTACATTTGTAATATTATCATTTCGTCTAACTGAATCAAACCGATAAATATGAAACTTCATATTTTCCTATTGCTTGTGCTCTCTATTCTcgctttcttaaaaaaaaaaaaaaattgtccgtGTTTCGAATTGGTACTCCTGATCTCGGCATTCTGGGTATGattcttattcttctttctctcatttctaCTCTCAGTGTTGCATGGATGTATTTCTTACAAGTGTATACATCATATGCAAATGCATGATAGCAAAAAAAACCCGAACagaataaaaaacatatttacatATTCGCATCAGTACTTCACAGAGAATatccccaacaaaataaaaaaatgcatacgGATATACATGacaccaaaaaaaaatccaataaaatcGTTTGATTTTCATAACTTCAGTAGAGAAATCTTCTGATTTGCTCGCAgtttgagagagagggagacaaGCAATGAGATGTACTcatagcagaaaaaaaaaaaaaaaaaaaaaaaaaaacacacacacacaaatactgTAAAAAAAACCCCCCAAATATTCCAAATACAAATCTTgcgaaaattttgaaaaaaaaaatctcacccTTCAGAAGCTGTGAGGGAGGGCTCGTGGGCGACGACAAGGGGCCGTAGGTGGCGGATCTGATGAGGCAAGAATAAATATCAaccgaaaaaaagaaaaaaaaattactacaaaACAGAATAACAATAGAAACAGAAAAGCAAGAATAAATAtcaaccaaaagaaaaatataatagacGTGaatcaaaaacataaaaacccTAGGAACACAGATCTAAACATGGTCTCTTCAAGTGTATGAAGtttgagagggagagggagggtgGTGCAGTTTGAGATCATATGGTAAACAAACAACaacccacaaaacaaaaaataaaaaccaaccgTAGATCCACCCTACAGACCATACCCAAGGCAAGCCACATCGTAAAAGatcaacaagaaaacaaaacaaaacaaaaattatagcAAATAAAGTACAACCTAGTTCTGCAATATACTACATAGATcaacaacaaaagaagaaaaaaatggtaCTAAAAAAAATCCACTCGGATCACACAAAGAGAGAGTGCAAATCTATGAAGGGGGATGATGAGGAAGGATGACACTTTGGCAGAACAACAATGCGAAGAGAGAAGATGCAGCTTTCTTCAGTATCGGAGAGACAAACAGTAGGAGAGGAAATAGAAGATGTGgtgttcagagagagagagagccagatTTTTGTTAGGTGCGGCGATTAGGATTTTGGTGTGAAAGTGAAAGCAAAGAAAAAGTCAGTATTCATGTGAAAGGGAGAAGATCTACTTTGTTCGGTCTTGTTTTAAGCTGGTTATGGTAAAATAGTCTTTAGATATATATtgttattgttttatttgtttctttttgtcATGTGCAGTGAATGAACGTGATCTAAGTCACTTTTAGGTTCGGTTTGccaatcaaaatttttatctcaaactcaaaattctcatcttatcattacaacttttctaaatttccatataaaatataataaatagtttaactttttcttaactttttcatatcacaaaataataataatattaaaatataatattttaatatttcatcttaaaattcaaaattctcatcttactaccaaaattctcatcttactacCAAACCATTCCTTAAAAGATAATCATGTCACTCATGAGTCACAGACCtataatagaaattaaaaaagaaaaagcaaaaaacttataaaatcaTCAAGAGAccctagaacaaatattaaaatagaaaaaaaaattcaaaaagtgaTTAATACACTATGGAGCCTGCAACataatctaattaaaaaaaaagtcataaaaaCGAAATAGCAAGAGTGGTCTACATTTACCGAATTGAAAcccaaatttgattattttatatgtgaatagttataaatttaaaattaagaaattttcatgttttattAATGTGTTTAATAGTGTTTATAATATCGATTGTTTCttttaatacatttattttattctaaaatctaCTATTTTGTTTGATCCTCTTATATTTGCATATGTACTGTTCTTCTAAtatttgcatttgtatatataataaatatttatattatattttgttttttatataataaaaaaataataaacaaaatataataaaattttaaacattaatTTACATCAATTGGTAATATGACATTATTATATTTGCATGGAAGTCTCACTCAGAATCTTGACCATGTAATCGCATAGAAATGTTAGCAAGAAAGCTAATCTCTACTTTGAATATCTTTGATTCATATGGGCATCGTATTGTTTTTTTGttactatcatttgtttttcctttgttATTAATGCTATGATTTGCATTATttctaaaactaaattattctATCAATTATTCTTccattgaaatataaaaaattaatcgaTTATActcattaaaactaaataaactaattaagaaagtaatggTTGAGATGGTGCAACAAGAGAACCATATCAACAAATAAAGATGAACTTACCATATAGGAGGTATTACCACTTTCTTCTGTTGTTATCTTACCAGATGTTCTTATAGTGTGTGCTGAACTTAAACATAATCCTAAacttattatgaaaaaaattgtgagtTTTTATAATTAGGTGTTCGTTTGGAAGCAAATAGTAGAAGACTACTTTACTTACTAATCACTTCAAAGTTATGGTTATTAAATTTGTATACATAGCTCCAATACTTACTCtcattgttttcaaaatttgtttgaaaaaattcaaaagtttgATAAACAGTAGGTCATTATTACAAACATTATAAcgaaaaccaaaaaaatgaaagtagcatttccttttttttttttttttttttttgtggtttttttacaactttttacatgtttttattttttttatatgttttattaaaaatatttttggtaataaatttcatttaatgCATTAGTTCTTCtcttgtaagttttttttttttttaaatactgaatttattgatatcatttctcattattattagaatattttttttatgtatttctttttttttacagatttgttgcttttgcttttacttGACTCTTCATCAATCTAGTTGTTATCAATTTGTTGTGTTCACACTCTTCCTCTGTTTGTTCTCGACTTCCAGGTATGttcttttctatctcatttgaaaaaatatattcatttttaatGCAGAAACTAATATTCACAGTTAAagcaaaatttttattacttgACTTGTATAAATCGTTCTACTACATGTCTTGTGTAAACTGCAATAAAACGACTGGACATGATTATAATGAAAATTTCTTGTATTACAATTGCAAAAATATGAGTATCGAACAATCATGAtaaacattttatttcatcactttaaattatcattttttaaataataaatataaaataataattataaaaattatgcaatAATAACATTCTCATTAATTATAGTTGTCAAGCCTATTTGGAAATAGAGGATGACATTGGATGCATAACAGTTGTTGCCTTTAGACCTGGTGGCAGAAGAAATACTGAATTCTACAGTCGTTGATATGTTCGAACATATAGGCAAGGtaaaaaatctctttataaatttattcaaaaaaacttattacattatgttttatattttttcattattataagaACACCTATCATAATCTcatcactttttttattatatctttaaatagaACACTGACTCGTAtgtaaaattcatatttattttctttatttctatcATTTGACTATACATACGGTGCATATTGccattagcatatatatatatataattagtatacAAATTATGCCCCccactaggcaaacgtccaAAGGACGTTCCCCGTCCCTCtactagtaatatatatatatatatatatatatgcaaacttGATTagagaggaggagaagaagaaaaagaagggaaaaaaattttattttattttattgtatttttttctaaaattttttagccccttttttttgtttttaacaatAAATGAATGAAATCCACGGCGTCTTGGATATAGCATTGAACAGAAGTGCAATTCAAGAGATTGTCAAGAGAACTCAATAGACAATTATGGCTATAAGTCCCTCTTCATAGCTGTTGAGTCCATACCGTTCAAAAGGTacagataataattaaaaaaagaaatagaaatctAGACTTTTCATCAAGGATTGTGCAGATGCTAGTAAGCAGCTATTGGAACAGGCTGTCCTCTAGAACTCAATATTCTCAGCTTTTCAGGAATCCTGCATAGAACATCACCTgcaaagaatataaaatatcaaaactaCACTTTAAAAAGGGCTGCTATTCAGTCTCCTAATACTGAAGCTGTACGGCTATGCTTTGGCTCATCTCATTCTCAGTTACATTTTCCTGCAACTAGTTAGTGAAAAAAGCAccgtagcattactcttaataCAGTAAAAACCATCTCGTTGTTAGTTAAAAATAGGGATATAATTGGAAGTTATGACATTGACGACTTATAggagttattttttactaacaATGAGATGGTTACAACACTACAAATTTTCCTGCAATGAGATTGTTAGACAGATTTTGACGACTTATGACATCCCATTGTTAGTCAACAATACTACAAATTTTGCTACATCATGGTTACAAACTAACGTAAGTCGTCAATGTCATAAAATCATGTCGCACACCACCAGCTCTAGTTAAATTCGGAGCACAAAGCACACAACCTGTTGATACCACACTTGGCATCACTAGTAACAggcataacactttttttttttggataagtagtAACAGGCATAACGCTTTTTGAGAAAACAATGTTGTAACATTTGTAGCGCGTATAACATTTCTGTGACTTGGTAGTTGGCACAGTCCTGCGGCAACTGATAACCTTCATGAAGTTCAAGTTTGATTCATTGAGAAATTGAACAAGTATCAAGCTCAAGTTAGAGACACATAAACATGGAACCCAGCAACGTGGAAGGTCAAAGTTTTCAAATGCAGTAGACGGTACCACAAAAATATATACCCAGTAATTCCTGGAATGTaactaggtgttttcttttgcatgcTCCCTGTGTAATTGGGCAACACCTATTTCATttgtattaataaatttattttagttcgTGCGCTGGTGGTGGTTTGGGGCAGGCATGTCTTTGGGCTTGGGCTAGGGGCTTTGTTACGTTCATTTTCCTAGAGATgggtttatctttttttttttttttttgcactccAATTagttgttttctcttgtatacatccagTGTACTTCGCTATGCCTCTTGGCATTAATAAatttgtacttatcaaaaaaaatattattttacctataaaaaaatatagcaaGAGAGTCCAAAGAGTGAAGCTATCTCCAGATAGAGCTTTCTTGAAAACTAGCAATTTCCTGATTGATCGTATTTGATGTAAACAACAATAACACTAACAAGCATTTAGTGCAAGATAAATGTTGcaaactcaaaataaatatttgagcaAACCTTAGGAGGGGGGTGTTGAAATAGGCAAGGATGGTGGTGGGGGTTGAGTATTAGAGGAGGGCGGTTCGTAAATTCTGGCTTTCTTGAGGATTTCAGCAACAACCCAACGCTTACGTTTGCTAAGTGGCCTTGATGGATCCAATCGGACCtgaaattcaataatttatcaatTAATGGGTGgagatgtgagagagagagagacagacagagacaaagagagagaaagagcaaTACGCGGTCTCCGATGTTGCATTGATTGAGCTCGTCGTGTGCCATGAACTTGGAGGTGCGCTTGACAAAGCGGTTGTAGAGATTGCTATGGAACAACCTCTCCACTGCCACGACCACCGACTTCTGCATCTTGTTCGATACTACCATCCCTACCACTTGCTTCATCTCTGTCCCTctgcctctctttctctctctctgtaactTTTAGGTTTTAGATAGCCTTCAAGATGCACAGTTTCCTTTTATTGGAATTTAGTGCTCCCTCTTAGTAAACCAAGAGTGTCATATTTTCATTCTAATTATTATGGAAATTTTGGAATAGGAAATAGTATGCATTTCTAATTTAAGCTAGGGCAGATacaagtattataattataatgaaaaattttaaaataaatcttcatAATTAATTCAGCCAGTACACAATATTACACAAAACAtggaagaacaaaataaatactgTGATTTACAGTTTCAATCCATAATTATTGTCGATCACCTTCAGTGGCTTAGATCAAAATACAGTGAGCTCACTAAAAATCCAGCAATGTAGTTGCTGGActtaaactcaaaatcaaaGCAACAGGCCTACACAAGTTGGTACAAATCTTCCCCCATCTCCCAACCCCTCAAACAAGCAAAGCAAAGTAACTAAACTAAACAGGCTTCTCAAGTCTATCAAGTTAGTGTGGTTTTAAGAGCCATTTGTTAGTCATTGCAGTAGTCTCCATCTCTGACCTGATTATACTTTGAATGAATGTCTGTGTATTAACTCAAATGTCTCAAATCAGCTCTTCTGTAGCAATGATAGATATAGTGGGTTACAAATGGAGGTCTGGGTAGAATGTCTTTGTGGAACTTCACTGCCGAAGTTCAACACTATAAATGTATGCGTGCAAAGATATATAGTGGGTTACAAATGGAGGTCTGGGTTACAGATCCTGTCTTCTCATTCTAGGTCACAAAATTTGCAAATAAACAATGACCAAATTGGTTTCTGtagataaaacaaaacaaaccacaGATACAAATCTAaaccaaaagggaaaaaaataataataaaaaaaaaatgagataagtCAATTTGTAATTGAACAAAAAGGGGTACCATACCGAcagatttgaaagaaaaatgagttAATACAATGATTCAAGATTAGTAAGAGACATAGTGAGAGAGAACCATACTAGCAGCGATGGGGGTAAAGGAGTTAGGAACTTAGGGTTTCGGCGACCCTTAGTAGGATTAAGAACAAATACTTCATAACAAGCCCTCAGATGCATTAACAATAGATGAAAGAAACCATGGCAGACTGAAACCGAAATCACCAAGTCACTAGAAACCGAGAGATGAAAACGTAAATCATAACTACGAATCTAGGGATCTAAGGTTCTAAGATGGCACAGATAGAGAAAGCAAGAGAGAGAGTGGCGGACCTCCGCGGGCAACAGGGTGAAGTGGGGAAGAAATATTTCAGtgttgtatttttaattttgtgctTTGTTGTAATTTGTTCCTGGGAACGACCAAATTGCTCTCCCTATGGGTGTAACTGGTCCAGTTTAgtctggttcggtccggttttggtCGTTTTTTAGAACCGAACTAGTATATActagttttgcattttcaagaacCGATACCACACTGGTTACCCTTATAAACCGGTGCTTCCGGTCCGGTTTGGCCCCGTTTTCCAGTTTTAAAAATGTGCCAATGTGTCATAAAAATATATGCTCTTGTAAAAATACTGCTAcaaaaaaactgctataaaaaACAGAAATGTAAAtctgctgtaaaaaaaaatctaaatcagTGCTTAGTTAATCTgatcaaaaccctaaattaaacAGCTCAATAGCTAGCATCTACAAAACCCCAAATTTTCACAACAATTTAATTACATTATGGTTCAAACAGAAAAATGCTAATCAAATCAGTTATCAGTGTAATGAAATCAGCtcaatcactaataatttaataaacgTACAGACAAATCAGTGTAATAATATTATGGTTCAAAGCTTCAAACACATCTATGAAATTAAACAGCTCGATAGCTAGCATCTACATTAATATCTATGAAATCAGTGTACTGAttcaatgaaacaaaataaacatcgaAAATTAAAAACACCGATAACCCTAAACAATAAACTGTAAACATAGAGGCCACGAAAGGGAGATGCCGGCGACAGTGCAAGAGGGGCTGTGTGCGACAGTGCGAAAGGGGCTGCGACAGAGAGGGGCTGCGTTGTAACACAGCCGCCAACGAGGACCCTTAAAGCAGGAAGAGAAGCGGCGGGGAGGAGGCTTATCGAAGGATCGAAGGAAGAGGCAGAAACCCTAAGTCTGGAAGCAACCGAAGCATAGTCCGTTGAagttaggggtgtaaccggtccagttcagtccggttttggacaaaatctaggaccgaaccggtaggcaacggttttgtatttttcaaaaccgattacgcaccggtttCCCTCATAAACCAGTACTccggtttccggtccggttttaataacatacaaatttgtcataaataattctgtttaaaaaaaaaaaaaactgatttaaaaattctgttttattaaaaatctattactatttacaaaaatctgctctacagaaaaaaaaactgctatgtaaaaaaattctgctatcaaaaatctgctatgtaaaaacatattaatagaccaagcaatcacacactttataaaataatagaccaagcaatatataaaacatattaatattatcaGTACTAGCATCcacattatttataattattattattattattatttttttaaatgatcaaAACCATTTTATACAAACACAATCACAAAAATCCTAAATTTTGGATTCAACAATCCTAATAACACAAATCCTAAATTTCGGATTCAACAGACAACAACCCCAATAACACAAAAATCCTAAATTTCGGATTCATAGTACTAGCAAGTTTCAttgtttcaaaataatttcatacaACTTAGATAAgtgaaatgaaagagaaaatggagaaaaattaCCGTGGGTCCGTGAGAGGGGCTGCGTGAGGGGACGTTCACGGCGTGGGCGAGGGCTGTGCGTGGAAGACCCACCGAGATGCACCAGGGCAGTGAGGCACGGCAGTGACTGTGAGGAAGAAACCGAAGTCTGAAGAGTGAAGATTCAAGAAgaagaatggaagaagaagaagaagaagaagagactaGAGAGAGGAGACTGGGAATCGGCGCAGGGCAGCAGGGATGAGGGAAGGGAGAGGCACGGGACTGAATgaggagagaagaaaaaaaaaaacttctgtAAACCTAATTTTCACAAAACGCACCGTATACGTAAGTAGAGTTCTCGGACTGGGCTGCCGGCTGGGCTGGGTCCAAAACAGAGAA
Coding sequences within it:
- the LOC122315371 gene encoding 30S ribosomal protein S17-like translates to MKQVVGMVVSNKMQKSVVVAVERLFHSNLYNRFVKRTSKFMAHDELNQCNIGDRVRLDPSRPLSKRKRWVVAEILKKARIYEPPSSNTQPPPPSLPISTPPS